In Cryptomeria japonica chromosome 10, Sugi_1.0, whole genome shotgun sequence, a genomic segment contains:
- the LOC131859306 gene encoding uncharacterized protein LOC131859306, which translates to MSIGGKKALWDYLSLTPSPLHGKFVVFGGDFNAISSDDEKCGGIFPNKHILEDFSAFILNNDLVDCKTLNGSFTWTNRRKYFSQIAERLDHFLISDNWISSDVDVVATILPYASSDHFPVVLSIFDDRALGHSSFKFEPMWFRDPSFPFLLQSWWSLAPFVQESEITVEGVRFFKSLLSEESYVFNDNFSSSIPQLIIDEDNAMLMAPFFILEVKDVVFSMSPNKAPGPNGFTTLFFQKCWSFLGEDLHLLLEEARCNRSMLRELNTTLIVLIPKSENPKTFVDFRPISLCNTLYKIITKAIFLRLAKLIPRIASGEQGGFVPGRETTEGAIVAHEILHSISQLSILDMILKLDMMKVYDRKVNQAKSKFFFLNVSPLVQSRLSCFWGFSVGQFPCKYLGLPFFTGLEKHNFWERISGAISSRILPWSHKWLTFSGKIVLIRVVLNAVPIYLLSVLKASNKSMVSLRLVLRSFLWNDNVNKKCRIPLLAWDRVCAHRDKGGARVKDLGKQNLALGAKLV; encoded by the exons ATGTCAATTGGGGGTAAGAAAGCCCTTTGGGATTATTTATCCCTCACCCCTTCCCCCCTTCATGGAAAATTTGTGGtttttggaggagactttaatgccatTTCTTCTGACGATGAGAAGTGTGGAGGGATTTTTCCTAATAAGCATATCTTGGAGGACTTCTCTGCTTTTATTCTAAATAATGACCTGGTGGATTGCAAAACCTTGAATGGgtcatttacttggacaaataggagaaaatATTTCTCGCAGATTGCTGAGAGACTTGACCATTTTCTGATTTCTGACAATTGGATTTCCTCTGATGTGGATGTTGTGGCCACAATCTTGCCTTATGCTAGTTCAGATCATTTCCCAGTTGTGTTATCAATCTTCGATGATAGAGCTCTTGGCCattcttcttttaagtttgaaccaaTGTGGTTTCGGGAtccatcctttccttttcttttacAATCTTGGTGGTCTTTGGCTCCTTTTGTTCAAG AGTCAGAGATCACTGTTGAGGGTGTCCGGTTTTTCAAGTCTTTGCTTTCAGAAGAGTCATATgtttttaatgataatttttcttcTTCGATTCCTCAGCTGATAATTGATGAGGATAATGCAATGCTAATGGCTCCTTTTTTTATTCTAGAAGTAAAAGatgttgtcttctcaatgtccCCTAATAAGGCCCCTGGTCCAAATGGCTTTACTACTCTGTTCTTTCAAAAATGCTGGTCATTTCTTGGGGAGGATCTTCATCTTCTTTTAGAAGAGGCTAGGTGCAATAGGTCTATGTTAAGAGAGCTCAATACAACTTTGATTGTCCTCATTCCGAAAAGTGAGAATCCCAAAACTTTTGTGGATTTTCGTCCAATTTCTCTATGCAACACATTATACAAAATTATTACTAAGGCTATTTTTTTAAGGCTTGCTAAGCTCATTCCTAGAATTGCCTCAGGTGAACAGgggggttttgtccctggtagggaAACAACAGAGGGGGCCATTGTGGCCCATGAGATTCTGCATTCTATCTCTCAGTTGTCTATTTTGGACATGATTTTaaagttggatatgatgaaggTTTATGACAGG AAGGTTAATCAGGCTAAATCAAAATTTTTCTTTCTTAATGTTTCCCCTCTGGTGCAGTCCAGATTGTCTTGTTTTTGGGGCTTCTCTGTTGGCCAGTTTCCTTGCAAGTATTTAGGGCTTCCATTTTTTACTGGCTTAGAGAAGCATAATTTTTGGGAACGAATCTCAGGGGCTATTTCTTCAAGAATTCTTCCTTGGTCTCACAAGTGGTTAACTTTTTCTGGAAAAATTGTGCTTATTAGAGTTGTTCTAAATGCAGTTCCTATATATCTATTATCTGTTTTAAAGGCTTCTAATAAGTCTATGGTTTCTCTACGTTTAGTTTTAAGGTCTTTTTTATGGAATGATAATGTTAATAAGAAATGTAGGATCCCTTTGTTGGCATGGGATAGGGTTTGTGCTCATAGGGACAAAGGAGGTGCAAGGGTTAAGGATCTTGGTAAGCAGAATTTGGCTCTTGGTGCTAAATTAGTTTGA